One genomic window of Gemmatimonadota bacterium includes the following:
- a CDS encoding aldo/keto reductase, giving the protein MPMEYGTIEGMDKKISRILQGTMMLRENDLQESFDLLDGVWALGVNGFDGAYIYGGGQCERVLGQWLDERGLFEEAVILTKGAHHTGKKNKVTPPDITADLATSLERCRTNFIDIYVLHRDDPNVAVGPIVEILNEHKAAGRIGLFGGSNWTVPRIQEANEYAYKHNLEPFTVSSPNYSLAEQVKEPWRGCISISGPDNETDRAWYAEQNMPLFTWSSLAQGFFSGRFTRETFEDYQANLPGSCVEAYCYEQNFKRLDRAGELAKEKELTVPQIALAFNLNQPLNLFSLIGVFHPDECRANIEALNLKLTPEELDWLDLKRDER; this is encoded by the coding sequence ATGCCAATGGAATACGGCACAATTGAAGGAATGGACAAAAAAATTTCGCGCATTTTACAAGGTACAATGATGTTGCGCGAAAACGATCTGCAAGAATCATTTGACCTGTTAGACGGCGTATGGGCGCTCGGCGTCAACGGCTTTGACGGAGCATATATTTACGGCGGCGGGCAGTGTGAGCGCGTTTTGGGACAATGGCTCGACGAGCGCGGCCTGTTCGAAGAAGCCGTCATCTTGACAAAGGGCGCACACCACACTGGAAAAAAAAATAAAGTCACCCCACCTGATATTACGGCAGACCTGGCCACTTCTCTGGAACGTTGCCGCACGAATTTTATCGACATCTACGTATTGCACCGCGACGATCCAAATGTCGCAGTTGGCCCCATAGTAGAAATACTAAACGAACACAAAGCAGCGGGCCGAATCGGACTATTTGGCGGATCGAACTGGACCGTGCCGCGCATTCAAGAAGCCAATGAATACGCATATAAGCACAACCTGGAACCATTTACCGTGAGCAGTCCCAATTACAGCCTTGCAGAACAGGTGAAAGAACCCTGGAGAGGCTGTATCAGCATCAGTGGACCTGACAACGAGACGGACCGCGCGTGGTACGCAGAACAAAACATGCCCCTGTTTACCTGGTCGAGTCTCGCACAGGGATTTTTCTCAGGCAGATTCACGCGCGAAACATTTGAAGACTACCAGGCAAACCTGCCCGGCTCTTGTGTCGAAGCCTATTGTTACGAACAAAATTTCAAACGCCTGGACCGCGCGGGAGAACTGGCAAAAGAAAAAGAACTGACCGTGCCGCAAATCGCCCTGGCATTCAACCTGAATCAGCCCCTGAATCTCTTTTCACTAATCGGCGTATTCCATCCCGATGAGTGCAGGGCCAATATCGAAGCCCTCAACTTAAAACTCACACCAGAAGAACTCGATTGGCTGGACTTAAAACGCGACGAGCGGTGA
- a CDS encoding Gfo/Idh/MocA family oxidoreductase has protein sequence MGDIFRWGIIGPGNIAHKFATGLRALDDAQIVAVGSRSQERADAFADAYDVPNRHASYEALAEDPEVDAVYVATPHPFHKENSIFCLKAGKPVLCEKPFTINQHEAREVIEVARSEGVFLMEAMWTRFLPITQQVKAWVTDGAIGEVRMLYADFGFRARLNPKGRLFDLALGGGGLLDIGIYPISYASMIFDTQPATISSQAHIGETGIDEQAAIVFGYDKGQLALISCGVRIKTPHEAKILGTDGMITVPRFWDGRTAILSASDKEEEMTLECAGNGYECEAAEVARCVREGKLESDLMSHDDTLANMQTLDAIREQWGLKYPMERE, from the coding sequence ATGGGTGATATTTTTCGCTGGGGTATTATCGGTCCCGGTAATATTGCACATAAATTCGCCACGGGATTGCGCGCCCTCGACGATGCACAAATCGTCGCTGTGGGATCGCGCAGTCAGGAACGCGCCGACGCCTTTGCCGATGCGTATGATGTACCCAATCGCCACGCCTCTTATGAAGCACTCGCCGAAGATCCAGAAGTCGATGCGGTTTATGTGGCAACGCCCCATCCCTTTCACAAAGAGAACAGTATCTTCTGCCTGAAAGCGGGCAAGCCTGTATTGTGCGAAAAACCATTTACAATCAACCAGCACGAAGCCAGAGAAGTTATCGAAGTCGCCCGTAGCGAAGGCGTGTTTTTGATGGAAGCCATGTGGACCCGATTTTTGCCCATCACTCAACAGGTAAAGGCGTGGGTTACAGACGGCGCGATTGGTGAAGTGCGGATGTTATACGCCGATTTTGGATTTCGGGCCCGCCTCAACCCCAAAGGGCGCTTATTCGATCTCGCACTCGGCGGTGGCGGACTGCTCGATATTGGGATTTACCCCATCTCTTATGCGTCCATGATCTTCGACACACAACCTGCCACCATCTCGAGCCAGGCGCATATTGGCGAAACCGGAATAGATGAACAGGCAGCTATAGTATTTGGCTACGACAAAGGACAACTCGCATTGATCTCGTGCGGCGTGCGAATCAAAACCCCACACGAGGCAAAAATCCTCGGCACGGATGGCATGATCACCGTACCGCGGTTTTGGGATGGACGCACCGCAATCCTGTCCGCCAGTGACAAAGAGGAAGAGATGACACTGGAATGCGCTGGCAATGGATACGAGTGTGAAGCTGCCGAAGTGGCCCGCTGCGTAAGAGAAGGCAAGCTGGAAAGCGATCTCATGTCACACGACGATACCCTTGCCAATATGCAGACCCTGGACGCGATTCGGGAACAATGGGGATTGAAATATCCGATGGAAAGGGAATAA